A window of the Arachis duranensis cultivar V14167 chromosome 5, aradu.V14167.gnm2.J7QH, whole genome shotgun sequence genome harbors these coding sequences:
- the LOC107489895 gene encoding pentatricopeptide repeat-containing protein At1g59720, chloroplastic/mitochondrial-like, whose product MYIQFPLLHLLLSSSYLLRCPSQLPNPATLTPHNAKREPIPPITFELLLPLSVIDLTTSPPSISRRRRRNELRSHRRYRAALFHHRAATVSALKASSRSSVPSSPRSPPFSVEQLCSIVAGAISVPFSFTWNTLIRAYARTADQKHKSMELYRAMLMMEREQQSAAVIPDNYTYRFVLKACAYLFSLSEGKQVNAHVLKLGFESDTHICNSLIHFYATCGFLDLAHKVFEKMSERSEVSWNIMIDSYASAGEYDTALRMFYEMQRIHDPDGYTMQSVISSCTGLGALSLGLWAHAYILKSSDKNMIDDVLVNTSLCDSFK is encoded by the exons ATGTATATTCA GTttcctcttcttcatcttcttctctcctcttcctATCTGCTGAGATGCCCTAGCCAATTACCCAACCCAGCAACCTTAACTCCACACAACGCTAAACGCGAACCCATCCCTCCCATCACCTTCGAGCTCCTCCTTCCTCTCTCCGTCATCGATCTAACTACCTCACCTCCGTCCATCTCCCGACGCCGTCGCCGAAATGAGCTTCGAAGCCACCGTCGTTATCGTGCAGCTCTGTTCCACCATCGTGCAGCTACTGTTTCAGCTTTGAAAGCATCGTCGCGCAGCTCGGTTCCATCGTCGCCGAGGTCGCCTCCTTTTTCCGTCGAGCAGCTCTGTTCCATCGTCGCTGGCGCTATCTCTGTTCCTTTTTCCTTCACGTGGAACACACTCATAAGAGCATATGCTAGAACCGCAGATCAAAAACACAAGTCCATGGAACTTTATAGAGCAATGTTAATGATGGAACGAGAACAACAAAGTGCAGCGGTTATTCCTGATAATTACACATACCGTTTTGTATTAAAGGCATGTGCTTACTTGTTCTCTCTTTCTGAAGGGAAACAGGTGAATGCTCATGTATTGAAACTTGGGTTTGAATCGGATACTCATATTTGTAACAGTTTGATTCATTTTTATGCAACTTGTGGGTTTCTAGACTTGGCACACAAGGTGTTCGAGAAAATGTCCGAGAGAAGTGAGGTTTCATGGAACATCATGATTGACTCTTATGCAAGTGCTGGTGAGTATGACACTGCATTGAGAATGTTCTATGAGATGCAGAGGATTCATGATCCTGACGGTTACACCATGCAAAGTGTGATTAGTTCATGTACTGGATTGGGTGCTTTGTCTTTGGGTTTGTGGGCTCATGCTTATATCTTGAAAAGCAGTGACAAGAACATGATTGATGATGTTTTGGTTAACACTAGCTTGTGTGATTCCTTTAAGTAA
- the LOC107489896 gene encoding protein LONGIFOLIA 1-like has protein sequence MDSHRDIEGTQADHSESNNNISIQQVTHMNQNTATKELSKESAMAMITVTSEQQSPVSVLDLQFYSEDPPSPIKKKTEISKDLDEALATPDNIGHALDLPLSFNNTKANFSNGTSDDDLQTQNLDKVLWQNDDNGEKFTNCRERKDSDRKYIAEILLASGLLSSPSLIQAVHSPGHLINPKLFFALELLKTNKLQFNMKHNAGKILRINNLEEMQRKLIFDVVNEILVQKISVLIYVYFG, from the exons ATGGATTCTCACCGTGACATAGAGGGCACCCAAGCTGATCATTCTGAAAGCAACAACAACATTTCCATTCAACAGGTGACTCACATGAATCAAAAT ACTGCTACAAAGGAGCTAAGCAAGGAAAGTGCTATGGCCATGATAACAGTTACTTCAGAACAACAAAGTCCAGTTTCTGTTCTTGATCTGCAATTTTACAGTGAAGACCCACCTTCTCCAATCAAAAAGAAGACAGAAATCTCAAAAGATTTAG ATGAAGCTTTAGCCACTCCTGATAACATAGGGCATGCATTGGACCTTCCTCTTTCATTCAATAACACAAAGGCCAACTTCAGCAATGGAACCAGTGATGATGACCTTCAAACTCAGAATTTGGATAAAGTTCTTTGGCAAAATGACGATAATGGCGAGAAATTCACCAATTGCAGAGAGAGAAAAGATTCTGACCGTAAATACATAGCAGAAATATTGCTCGCATCAGGGTTGCTCAGTAGCCCCAGCTTAATCCAGGCAGTTCATTCACCAGGTCACCTGATAAACCCAAAGTTGTTCTTTGCACTTGAACTATTGAAGACAAACAAGCTGCAGTTCAATATGAAGCACAATGCTGGGAAGATTCTTAGGATAAATAATCTTGAAGAAATGCAAAGAAAACTCATATTTGATGTTGTCAATGAGATTCTAGTACAAAAAATTAGTGTcttaatatatgtatattttggCTAA
- the LOC107489992 gene encoding protein TRANSPARENT TESTA 9-like isoform X1 has translation MDLLRSVIDELKQIKVVNMRNRELVLDLLQSVVEIITYGDKHDPSILECFMDRQVVAEFVRMLDISENSRIEAPLLQYLSIMIQNMDNEHAIYYCFSNGYINSIILHPYELDGGDLAPYYMSFLRAVSGKINRDTLCLLVNVHGVGQNL, from the exons ATGGATTTGCTAAG ATCCGTAATTGATGAACTGAAGCAGATCAAAGTTGTGAACATGCGTAACAGG GAATTAGTGCTGGATTTATTGCAGTCTGTTGTGGAGATAATTACTTATGGTGATAAACATGATCCATCCATTCTTGA ATGTTTCATGGATCGCCAAGTGGTTGCGGAATTCGTTCGAATGCTTGATATCAGTGAAAATTCAAGAATTGAGGCACCATTACTTCAGTATCTCAGCATAATGATTCAAAACATGGATAATGAACATGCAATTT ACTATTGTTTCAGCAATGGTTATATTAATAGCATTATTTTGCATCCGTATGAACTTGATGGGGGAGACTTGGCTCCATACTATATGTCTTTTCTAAG gGCTGTTAGTGGTAAAATAAACAGAGACACACTTTGCCTTCTTGTGAATGTACATGGGGTAGGTCAAAACTTGTAA
- the LOC107489992 gene encoding protein TRANSPARENT TESTA 9-like isoform X3 has protein sequence MDLLRSVIDELKQIKVVNMRNRELVLDLLQSVVEIITYGDKHDPSILECFMDRQVVAEFVRMLDISENSRIEAPLLQYLSIMIQNMDNEHAICKTGC, from the exons ATGGATTTGCTAAG ATCCGTAATTGATGAACTGAAGCAGATCAAAGTTGTGAACATGCGTAACAGG GAATTAGTGCTGGATTTATTGCAGTCTGTTGTGGAGATAATTACTTATGGTGATAAACATGATCCATCCATTCTTGA ATGTTTCATGGATCGCCAAGTGGTTGCGGAATTCGTTCGAATGCTTGATATCAGTGAAAATTCAAGAATTGAGGCACCATTACTTCAGTATCTCAGCATAATGATTCAAAACATGGATAATGAACATGCAATTTGTAAGACT gGCTGTTAG
- the LOC107489992 gene encoding protein TRANSPARENT TESTA 9-like isoform X2: MDLLRSVIDELKQIKVVNMRNRELVLDLLQSVVEIITYGDKHDPSILECFMDRQVVAEFVRMLDISENSRIEAPLLQYLSIMIQNMDNEHAICKTTIVSAMVILIALFCIRMNLMGETWLHTICLF; encoded by the exons ATGGATTTGCTAAG ATCCGTAATTGATGAACTGAAGCAGATCAAAGTTGTGAACATGCGTAACAGG GAATTAGTGCTGGATTTATTGCAGTCTGTTGTGGAGATAATTACTTATGGTGATAAACATGATCCATCCATTCTTGA ATGTTTCATGGATCGCCAAGTGGTTGCGGAATTCGTTCGAATGCTTGATATCAGTGAAAATTCAAGAATTGAGGCACCATTACTTCAGTATCTCAGCATAATGATTCAAAACATGGATAATGAACATGCAATTTGTAAGACT ACTATTGTTTCAGCAATGGTTATATTAATAGCATTATTTTGCATCCGTATGAACTTGATGGGGGAGACTTGGCTCCATACTATATGTCTTTTCTAA
- the LOC107489935 gene encoding S-protein homolog 19-like produces the protein MSTSSISPFKSKMMRVSSSLFMILAILLSFNFKVGMSDDDSILPPKEITVTINNKLNMKLGLHCKDKHSDFGFVELQVGESWSFEFYNPFRIWFSPLYWCMFTWYNGQEVVHYFDIYVGKRDWPNRCSYLCVWDIFEAHPCRVTGGEPECFPWKNN, from the coding sequence ATGAGTACATCATCAATATCACCGTTCAAATCCAAAATGATGAGAGTATCATCATCACTTTTTATGATACTGGCAATActtctttctttcaatttcaaagTTGGTATGAGTGATGATGATTCCATTCTCCCTCCTAAAGAAATAACAGTCACCATTAACAACAAACTGAACATGAAACTTGGTCTCCATTGCAAGGACAAGCATTCGGATTTTGGGTTCGTAGAACTTCAAGTTGGTGAGAGTTGGAGCTTCGAGTTTTATAACCCTTTTCGCATTTGGTTCTCGCCATTGTATTGGTGCATGTTTACATGGTATAATGGGCAAGAAGTAGTGCACTACTTTGATATTTAtgttggtaaacgtgattggcCAAATAGATGCTCTTACCTTTGTGTTTGGGATATATTTGAAGCACATCCGTGTAGGGTTACCGGTGGAGAACCTGAGTGTTTTCCTTGGAAGAATAATTAA